A segment of the Agrobacterium tumefaciens genome:
CACGATTCCGAAGAAGGTCGGTTTCACCGTCTTCGGAATCGTAATTATCCCCAGGCTGTGGATAAGTCCTGGCTTCGGTCCATCCCTGCGCGGCCAGACGCTGCGATATCACCTGCAACCGGCTCGGCAGTTCTCTTCCGCTGAGCAGCGGGTCGTCGATCATTTCCCTGAGCGTATGGACGCCGACGCGCTGGATGGATTTGCTGGCATGGGCCAGCGACTGGCTGACCAGTTCCAGATAATCGACATCGAGCTGGATGGCTTCGTAGGGAGTGAGAGGTTCGTCGTGCAGGACATAAAGGTTGCCCTGGATGCGTCCTGTCCTGGGGTCGCGCCGGCGCCTTACCAGGCTGATCCAGCGTGTGAGCCGTAGCAGGGTCAGGGCGCGGGCGACCGTTTCATGTGAGGCTCTGGTGGCGCACGGCATCGAAGCCAGCCAGGGCGCAAGCTGGTCGTAGGTCGGTAGAGCGGTGATGCCATCGTCATTGAGCAACAACCGGAACACCTGCCACGCATTGCGTTCCAGCGGCGTCAGGCGATTGTCCGTGAGCAAGGCGCGTGGCACGGAGTCATGGCGATTGCCGCTGAAAATGAAACCGTCATTCTGGCGGGCTGGGGCTGTCTGGACAGGTGCTGGTGGCGGTTGCTGAACCTGCATCCGCTGAAGAGCCTGATCGAAGAGGTCGCCCAGCGATACGGGACCGCTTGATCGGCGTGGGCTGTCCATGCTCAAACCAGCCCTTCATCGATCCACCTGCCGATGGCGCTCCAGATGACTGAGATGGGAAGCCCCATGCTTTCGGCAAGGTCTGCGGCGATGCCAAGCATCGCCGTTTCGTCGGTCAGCGCCACACCGCGCTCTTTCACGGTTTCCGACCAGCGATTCCACAAATCGCAATCCTGCTCTTCTGTGAGGACAGGGTGGCGCCCCTTGCGCTTGGGGAGCCCGAGGACGCCGCGGCGCACAGCGATTTCCTGATGGGTCAGTCCATAAAAACGACTGATCAGTTCAGTGCTGGCGCCCAGGGTCAACAGGCGATCAATGACGTGGATTTCCTTTTGAACATTGTCCCATTGGTGCAGCAGGCGTTGCACGACATCCCGATTGACTGTCACAGAGCACCAGGAGACCAGGGCATTGGCCAGCACGCTGGCCATGGCGGGATGCTTGAGCGCATCGAGATCCTCATCCTCGAATCCCATGGATTTGGCCCTCCTTAGCTGACCGTTGCGAAGGTCATGCAGGGCCTGCGCGATCACTGCCTGATTGAGAGGATGGGGATTCGACATGGCGCCTCCCCTCATGACCCGGGCATGGCGCCGTCGCCACCCATGATGCCTGCCTCGATTTCCAGCAGGCGGCGCGCGAGCCGGACCAGCCGGAACAGTTTCACCAGGCCGTTGTCGCTCAGGACATGGGACTGGTTCCGGGGCGGTGTGATCGACGGTGCCAATCCCAGGAGCAGGACGCCCAAATCTCCAGCCAGTCGTGAAGTGTCGATACGTGCCGGAGAGGAACTGGCCGACAGATAAGGCGCGCTCAGGACGTGCAACAACGTCAGAATTGCACCGGGGTGCGCCATTGTTCCGGCAGAGTCCGAACGCTCGATACGGGACGCGCATGAAAAGCCGATGCCATCATCGGACGGCACGATATGCTCTCCCACGCCGGCTTCACTGGCGATTTCCAGTGCGAACTGCGCAATATGCGTACGCAGGCGTTCGGGTTCGTCCAGTCCAGCGTCGATGTGCCATACGTCCGAGATCGGATAAAGGCCGCCGACCTGCACGGGAATGGCTTGGAGGACGTTGCTTTCGAAGTCGTTGTGCGCCTCTCCAGTATGGTCGGCAATGAGCCGCTGGATCGACTGGAGGCGATCGGTCGTTGGCGCAGGAGAGACGATGTGCTCCTGCAGCAGCGCAGACCGTTGGTTTTCATCCTCCGGCTGATCGTCAGATGCGGGAGGCTGCGCCGGGGCTGGCTTCGTCTGCGTGCGGGACTCTGGTGCCGGCGCTGGTGTCTCACCAGTTCGCGGCGCTGTGGGTGTGGGCGGAGAAAGCTGCGTCGGCGCGGTCTGCGGCGAGGTTGCGACGGAAGGCGTAACCGTCGGTGCCGCGACAGGTTCACTGGTCAGAATTTGCCAGCGTTTTTCGGAGTCGACGATTTCGAGGGCGAGCGTGTCATAGACCACACCGAGCAGGTCGGCCATCTGGCCGATCAGTTCGTCCTGAACGCGCTGGATGTTGAAGTTGCCGGGTGTCCCGTCGAAGACGGCAAGAACGTCCTGGAACAGTGTGGCGAAATCAACATCCACCTGTCTGGCTGCGGCGCGGGCCTCCCAGATTCTGGCGCCCGCCCGCCGCAAGCCGGTGAGTTGCTCGACCTGGTGGCGCCCCAGCCCTCCATAGAGAACGTTCGGGATCGCCGGCAGCAGGTACTGGATGGCCTCCTGCATGCGACTGATGTGGGGCTGAGGCACAGGATAGCCATCGGCTTTGAGTCGTCTGGCAAGCTCCGATTGCGACAGCGACTTGCCATCTTCCTGCTCATAGAGCTCGCGTACTTTCTCGACGCCGAGGGCGCGCTCGATGAACGACAGGCTGCCGTGCAGTTCGTTCTCTGCGAGGTGCCCGGTCAGAGCAACAATCTCGCCGCGCTCGGGCCAGGGGCGGAACAGGCAACCGATACGGAAGAACCGCTCATCCCTGGTCTCGGCCCACAATTCACGCAATATGGCCAGCCGGGTGTTGCCGCCGTTGCGGATGATGTAGTGGTCTGAACCCGGCCTTCGGGTGATGGGCGGCGGTGCATCCAGGCCGCGTTCGCGGATCGAGGCCTTGATTTCATCATAGAGCGGGTTGCGGGTAAGGCGCGGATCAAGCTCGTACGGACGCAACTCATCAAGGGTTACGACCATCGGGGTGTCTGCGACCGGATCGGTCAATGCGCCGGCCACCGGACCTGTGCGGCCGAACCCGTCGCTCATCAACTTGGCAGCCATTTCCTGTTCGGAGATATCAGCCATGGCCGGTCTCCTTTCCAGCAGGCTGGGCTTCGGCGCTCTGGCGCTTCGCGCGGCGCAACATGGCGCGGGCGTTGCGCCCGGCGCGGTGATCGCTGGCCGTCGAACTCGTGAATATCGGCGGCAATCCCGGTTTGAGGAATTTGAGATGACCGCCTGCGGTGCGGGAAACGGTCCATCCTTCGCTCAGTGCAAATTCAATGAGAGGCAGGAGTTGCTTGTGGCCTCGTGCAAGCTCATGGGCGTTCGACATGAGAATGTCTCCTCCCGATCTTGCCTGTGACCAGACCGAAGCGCTCATGCCAGTGCGGGCATAACTCGGTCGCCAGAGCCCGAACGATGTCCAGTGCGGCAGGGGCAATCCTGCCTGTCGGACGCCGGTACTCGACGCGATGAGCAGGCATGCTCTGCGTTGCCGCTCGCGGGAAGGCTTCGATTGCCGGGACCTCAGTATCCAGAACCTGGACGCCCGTCTGCTCACGGAAGATCCGCCGCAATGTCTGTCGGATCAGGCGGGCATTGGATGAGACGGCCGGCACCCGATTGATCAGCAGCTGCAATGGTGGCGGTTCAATGCCGAGATGGCGATATGGGGCGATATCCTGGATGAGCTGCAGGGTGCCGCGCCGCATTTCCCGGGCGGCGAGAATTTCGGGCGTGACCGGCGAAACCGCCAACCTGGATGCCAGCACGGCCATTTCGAGAAGCACGCTGCGGGAACCCTGGGTGTCGATCAAAACCAGGTCATAGTGCGGCTCGAACGCCGGCAGGAGGTTGCGCAGCCGCAATCTGCCATCCGGTGCATGCAACAGCAGGGTGTTCAACTGGTGATGCTGATCGTTGGACAGAATGACGTCCAGGCGTTCGACGGCCGTACGAGAGGCCAACTGCGAAATGTCGCGCTCGTTGAATGCCAGCAACTCGTAGATGCCGCCGGGTGCGCGATGAGCCAGCTCGTAGTACGACGAAAGCGTGGGCTGTATGTCGAGATCGAGAAGCAGCACCCGCAGTCCGGCGTCGGCGATGAAGCCTCCGAGATTTGCGGCGATTGTCGTTTTACCGACCCCGCCTTTTGTAGAGATGACAGAAATCACCTGCATGACGTGCTCCTCTTCGTGAAGGAAATGGGGAGCAGGGTCAGACGCGCTCTTTAAGGCGGTCGGTGATCCATTGGTCGATCTCGGCGGAATCCCAGCCCACGGCGCGAACGCCAAGTCGCATGGCCTTGGGAAACTTGCCCTCTTTCATGAGGCTGTAGATGTGGGCGCGTTTGAAGCCCGTCTTTGCCTCAACTTCTGCGCGACGCAGTATGCGCCGCTCCGGTGCCGGAGCGGGGTTCTGTTGAAACATGATGGTCACTCCTTGATGCTCGGTGGATCTTCTTGGGTCTGAACCGCATTAGAAGAGCGCCACCGTCAGAACACATCAAACAATAGGATCGTGCTGACCACCGCATTCATGGGTTGTAATTAACCTGGTGATATTTCAGAACTCATCGCTGCCAACTCGATCCCTGGAAATGCCAATATTCTGAAATGTGACAGCTTGATAAAGGGGAAGGACAGCGGATATCACTCTGCTTATTTATTGTGCAGAGAAGATCTGGCGTTTTTTGTCCTGAAGGTGACCCAAAAAGTCCGACAAAATGTTCAGGCAGGTCTTGACATGCGGGTGCTGCGCTTCCGTCCTTGAAATGACGTGGCTTATGTCAAGTGCCTGCCTTGCTCCTGGCTTCCTGCTACTGACGGAAGTGACTTTTTTGGTCGGGTGGCGGACAAAAAAAGCATGACGCCATTGATGGTGTCATGCCTTACGGTGCAGTCCTGAACATCAGCTGATACCGCTTCTGCCAATTTCTTGTGCTCGCTTTATGAAGCGCTCCAGTTCCTTGGAAGCGGTCTTCTCCGGCACCACAATGAACGTCGCTGTATTGGGAACCTCGTCCGCAATCGGTCTGATGATGACATCCGGGTGGCTGTAGAGCGCAATCTGCGACTCCAGTCCTATCCCAATGCCGTATCCCGCTGCGACGAGCATGATCATCGGTTCGTGACCTGAAACATACTCTGCAACAGACGGTGAGGGCAATGCGCCATCATTAAACCAGCGACGAATGACATTATGTCCACCTGCGCATCGTTCTGGATGGCAAAGAATCAAGGGATAGCGGAGGGCTTCGCCAACGGGGACCTTATCGAAGGAGAGCAACGGATGGTGGGTGGGGATGGCAATCGCAGGGCGCTCGGCCCAGACCATCTCCTTCACGCATCCATTGGTGGCTTCGCCATCTACTGTGAAGCCAACGTCAATCTGATCATGACGAAGAGCCTGGAGCATTTCGTTGACCGTCATTTCGGCGATCCGGACCTCGGTACGAGGCTCTTCCTCGCGGCAACGGGCGAGCAATTGTGTGAGACGCGGTTGGGCGAGGCTATCGGCCAGGCCTATTCGCAGTCTGCCGCGGTAGCCCTGTGAGGCTGAGTTGACGCGGGTCTGGGCGTTGTCCATGAAAGCGAGCATGCGGCGCGCTTCTTCACGGAAAACCTCTCCAGGCCAGGTCAGCCGTATCCGTCCTTTGGCACGGTCGAGAAGCCTGACGCCAAGCTGGGTCTCCAGCTCCTTGATGGCGCGTGACAGCGGCGAGGGTTCGATGTGGACCCTTGCAGCAGCGCGAGCGAAGCTCTGCTCTTCGGCGACGATCAGAAAATAGTGCAGGTGTCGTATCCTCATGGTGTGTCTTCCTTTGGTTGTTGGAATGCTTCTCCGGCAGCGGACAGAACACTGTTATTCGAGCTTGAAAACGAACCGGAAAGAACACCATGTCGTGAAGGCCTCCCATGCTTGGGTACTTCCATCATTGACGCCCGATCGTTGCTCATGCCTGCACATAGGACCAACGAATCGGCCTGCCTCCTGGACGATCGTACGACGGTTGATCGTCGTTGCCACGAGGCGAAGGTTCACGTGCATACGCAGTCACCAGTCGACCATTGATCTGGTGTTCGCGAACGGCAAGGCTCGTGCAGAGGGCCTGTCTTGGGCAGGCCCTGCGTGTCGCGTTCAGAAGCGCGGCTTTGTGGGGCGGGCGGGCGCTTGCCTGGCTTGTGCTCTGCCCGGTTGATAGCGGACCGGGCTGGTTGTATGAGCGTAGCTTGTACCGGGCGTTCTTGGCACGATCACCCTGATTGGTGCTGAGGGCTCTGGGGGAGACACCAGATGTTGATGGACGTCAGCAGCCTGCGGTAGAAAAAAAGTTGGCACAACACTTGCCATCGCGAAAGAATAAGTCCATAATCGTGTCCATTCCTGTTGCGGGAAAAACGAAAACTCTTTTCTAATCAAAGAGTTATGGACAAGGTTCTGGTCCCTTCACCCGCTCCAGCATCTTTTCACTGAAATCAACAAGCAAAAAAGCGCTGATTTCTCAGCGCTTTTGTTTGTCCGCGGTCACCCGGAATGGCAACCAGATGCCATTCCGAGTTTCGCGTTCTGGCTTCGGAGCACCCTGGCCGTCAGATCAGGTCGCGAGCGAAGCGCTCGTCCCACGCTTTCGTTTTAACGGCAACGCCATTTTCGAATGCCGACAGTTCCCCCGTCAGGTAGAAGTTGTCTTTGTCCGAGCGCATTTCGGTCCGGCTCTCGATCCTGATGCGCCATCCATCCCGGCCCATTTCATAGGTCTGGGTCAGAACGTATTTTGCGGAGAGTGGGTCGTTGTCGCGGATGGTCAGTTCCCGGCGCAGGCTGTGGCTGAGTTCGGTATCGATTTCGTCGAACCGCAGCACGCCCTCGCCGAACAGTCCCCCCACGCCTTCCGTGACATAGGTGTTGATACCCGTCTCGTGATCCTGTTCGGTCCAACGGCGGACCGAGCCGGGATCAACCTGCGTGATGGGTGTTGAGGGACCATGGGCGGGCGCCTCAAACCGGACGGGCATACCGTCTCCTGCAGCCCGCACCGGCAGGTCGAGCGCGCTTTCCGCAACGGAAACGCTCAGTGTGGCGTCGAAAGGCGATGTCCAGACCATCGGCCAGTAAGCAGTTGCGATGGCAAGCTGCAACTTGTGACCCTTCGCAAAGCGATATCCGCAGTCATTGAGCTTGATCGCGACATCATAAAATCTGCCGGGCTCGAGCGCTTCCGGATTTTCGTGGCTGTCGCGGTGCGTCAGATTGAACACCTGATAGCTGACGCGCGTGACACGTCCATCCGGCAAGACATCGTTCAGGCGCAGGGAAATCTGCGCAACGGGGCTATCGGCGGAAATGCGCAGCCGTGCAATCGGTGCACCGAGAATGTCGAGGTCGTCTTCGAGGCACGTTGTTTCGAAAACCAGTGCACCACCATTGTCCAGCCGTTGATCGGTCGGATGTTCACCCGGGCAGCCGGTTGCCATCCATTCGCCGCCGGCCTTGCCGTGGCTTTGGGGCGAACGGATGTTGAGAACCGCAGGTTTGCCTGCGGCGTTGCCGAGTTCCTTGCCGGCACCAAGATAAAGTGACCTGGTGGAGATTTGCGGTGAAGGCCATGCTGCTTCGCCCACCCAACGGCCTTGTGTCGTCGTTCGTGTCCCGGTCGGCTCGATCGTATCGCTTACGAAAGCGCGCATCATCGGCTCGTCCATGACGCCGGTGTCCTTGCCCTTCAGCCAATGATCCCACCAGCGTGTTGCTTCCTGCAAGAAACCGATCGCCGGACCGGGAACACCGTCCTGCGGATAGATGTGGCCCCATGGACCGATGATGCCGCGTCGCGGAACCTGAAGGTTTTCGAGAAGCCTGGAGATGGGGTTGGTGTAGCTGTCTGCCCAGGCGCCAATGGCAAGGACCGGGCACTGGATCGCGCTCCAGTCCTCGCAGACCGAGCCGTGTTTCCAGTACTCGTCGTAACGCTGATGTTCGAGCCACAGCGCAGGGAAGAAAGGCAGTTTTTCCAGCCTCTCGATCCAGCGGTCACGCCATGCGTCGCCAACGATCTTCGGGTCGAGCGGGCGGCTCTGATAGGCAAGCATGATGGTTCCCCACCACAGATTGTCGTTCAGCAACAAGCCACCCATGTAGTGGATGTCGTCCGTATAGCGGTTGTCGGTCGAGTAGGCGGTAATGATGGCTTTCAGGGCCGGTGGACGTCGGGCGGCAATCTGCAGGCTGTTGAAACCGCCCCAACTCTTTCCCATCATGCCGACATTGCCATTGCACCAGGGCTGGCGGGAAATCCAGTCGATGACTTCCAGAGCATCGTCCTGTTCCTGCTTCAGATATTCATCGGCCATGTGGCCATCGGATTCACCTGTGCCGCGCATGTCCACACGGATGGCGGCGTAGCCCTGGCTGGCAAAATAACCATGCATCGGCTCGTCACGTCCGCGCGTTCCGTCACGCTTGCGGTAAGGGATATATTCGAGAACGGCAGGCACCGGCGATTGCTCGGCGTCTTCTGGCAGCCAAAGGCGCGCACCAAGGCGCACGCCATCGCTCATGGGAATCCAGATGTGTTCTTCAACATGCACGGTCATTTGGGAGATTCCAGTCAGGTCATTCGGTGCGGGTATCACCGCACGGGGCATTAACAACAAGGAGGAGGTGGCTCACATGCAGCGATGAGCCACCATTGAGATCAGGCGGAAACACCGCGTTTTGCCAGCACGCCATCCAGCCAGTCGCGGCGCAGTTCCGGAACCGAGGTGATGAGCTGTTCGGTATAGGGTTGGTAAGGCGGCGCAAAAACCTGCTCGGTCGTACCGGTTTCGACAATACGGCCGTGCTGCATCACCATTGTCCTGTCAGCAAGCCTGCGCACCACGCCGAGATCGTGGGTGATGAACAGGTAGGAAACACCGAGTTCATCCTGCAAGGAGCGCAAAAGCTTGAGAATTTCCTCCGCCACCAGAGGATCAAGTGCAGATGTCACCTCATCGCATATGATCAGGTTGGGCCGGGCGGCAAGTGCGCGGGCAATACAGACGCGCTGCTTCTGTCCGCCGGAGAGCGCTTTTGGCAGGCGCTCTGCAAAGTCCCGTGGCAGGCCAATGAGGTCCAGCAATCGATTGACTTCGGACGTGCGTTCGTCGTCGTTCATTCCGAAATAAAACGACATCGGACGGCCGATGATCTCGCCCACGGTATGACGTGGATTGAGTGCCACATCGGGAAGCTGATAGACAAGCTGGATGCGTCGCAACTCCTCGCGGGAGCGCTTGGTGTAACTATCGGCAAGCCGGTGCCCGGTGAGTGAGATGACGCCGGACGAGTGTGGCGGCAGGCCGGCAATGACGCGGGCCAGCGTGGATTTTCCGGAACCGGATTCCCCCACAACAGCCAGTGTTTCGCCCTTGCGAATTTCGCACTGAATGTTGTCCAGCACCTTCTTGCGGCCGTAGTAAGCTGTGACGTCGCGGGCTTCGAGCAGAACTTCTCCACCCTTGTGATGAACGCCTTCACCCGACATGCTGGCTTCGCGTTCGGACACGAGACGGCGTGTGTAGTCTTCCTGCGGCTGCTCCAGAACCTGCTCCGCAGAGCCAGCCTCTACCTTTTTTCCATGACGCAAAACCATGATGCTGTCGGCGATCTGCGCGACGACGGCAAGGTCATGTGTGATGTAAAGCGCGGCTGTATCATAACGCTGGATGAGGCTGCGCAGCAGCGCAAGCACTTCGATCTGCGTTGTGACATCAAGCGCCGTGGTCGGCTCGTCCAGCACGAGAATGTCAGGCCGGCAAGACATCGCCATCGCCACCATCGCACGCTGCAATTGACCACCCGATACCTGATGCGGATAACGGCTGCCAAAGTTCTGGTAGTCGGGAAGCTGCAACGCCTGCAACAATTCCAGCATCCAGGCCTGAGCTTCCTGCCTGTTCATGATGCCGTGATAGAGCGGCCCTTCCATGATCTGTTCGCCGATCTTCATGGCTGGGTTGAAGGCAGCGGCAGCACTTTGTGCCACATAGGCAATACGTGCGCCACGTACCGCTTCGCGACCGGCACGGTCGACCGTCATCAGGGATACGCCGTTGACGATGATTTCGCCCCCGACGATGCGGCAGCCATTGCGGCCATATCCCATTGCTGCAAGGCCGATTGTGGATTTTCCGGCGCCGGATTCGCCGATCAGACCTTTGACCTCGCCGCGTTTGAGGTCGAGATCGATACCGTCAACCAGGATGGCGCCATTGGGAGCGGCAACTTTCAGGCCGCGAATTTGCAAAACCTTGTTTTCGCTCATCGGTCGGCTCCCTGAATTGCACTGCGGCCAGCAAGCAGCCAGTCCACGACAAGATTGACGCCGATGGTGAGAATGGCGATGGCGGCGGCCGGGTAAAGCGGAGCATAGAGGCCGTACAGAATGGCTTGCTGGTTATCCTTCACCATGCCGCCCCAGTCGGCGAACGGGGGCTGAATGCCAAGGCCCAGGAACGACAGGCCGGCCACGAACAGGAAGGTGAAGCAGAAGCGCAGGCCGAATTCCGCAATCAGCGGCGGAAGGGCGTTGGGGAGTATTTCCTTGAACACCAGCCAGAACAGGCCTTCGCCGCGCAGACGCGCCGTCTCGGCATATTCCAGAACATTGATGCCCTGGGCCACGATACGCGCCAGACGAAACACGCGCGTGGAGTCCAGAAGCGCAATCGTCACGATCAGGACGGGAATGGACGAGCCAAGCGCCTGAAGCACAACCAGCGCCGAAATCAGCACCGGTATGCACATTACCGTGTCGACGATGCGCGAAAGGACCATATCCAGCCAGCCGCCGAAAATCGCGGCGATGAAACCGAGCGTGATGCCGATGCTGAAGGACAGCAGCGAAGCGGCCAGCGACACGCCGATAGACATTTGTGCGCCAGCCAAAAGACGCGAAAGCATATCGCGACCGTTCTGATCGAGGCCGAACCAATGGGCGGCGGACGGTGGATCGAACGGCGATCCAACAATTTCCTCCTGTCCGAATGGCGCAATATGCGGGCCAGCGACAAACAGGATGATGTTGAGCGAGATGATGAAAAGACCGACCCATGCGGTCGGGGTGATGGAACGCAGCATTTTCATCGGGGATGCCTCAAGCGCGGATTGAGCGCGATTGCCGAAACATCGGCGATGATGTTCAAAATGACATAGGCTGCGCCGAACACGAGGGCTGCGGCCTGAACCAGTGGAAGGTCACGTTTTGAAACGGCGTCGACCATGAAGCGGCCAAGGCCGTTATAGTTGAAGATGGCCTCCACCAGCACGACGCCGGTAATAAGATAGGCGATGTTGAACGAGACAACGTTGACGATCGGTGCTGCGGCATTGGGAAGCGCATGGCGAAGAACCGCACGTTTTGTCCGCAATCCCTTGAGATAGGCTGTTTCGACATAGGCCTGATCCATGACCGCGAGAACTGCGGTGCGGGTCATACGCAGCATTTGTGCTACCGTGACCAGGACCAGGGTAAGGGCCGGAAGCGTGGTAGCTTTGAGCCAATCCGCAAAGCCCATGCCCGGATAGGTGTCTGCGAGACTTGGCAAGAGATTGTAGTGAACGGAAACGAAGAGGATCAGCAGAAGCCCAAGAAAATATTCCGGGAGAGAGACAAAGCCGAGAGCCGCGATATTGATGACACGATCAAACAGGCTGCCACGCCAGATGGCGCTGAACAAACCGAGGAGAACGGCGATCGGAACGGAAACGGCTGCGGCATAAAGCGCCAGCGCCATCGTGTTCCAGAACCGTGGCCAGAGAAGATCGGCGACGGGCTGACGGTTTGCGAGTGAGTTGCCGAGGTCGCCGGTTACGAAACCGCCAAGCCAGGAGAGATAGCGTTGCAGAATGGGCTGGTCGAGACCGAGATCGGCGCGCAACACGGCGAGGGATTCAGGCGTCGCATTTTGTCCGAGTATTGCTGACGCCACATCACCGGGAAGAAGCTGTGTGCCGGCGAAAATAAGCGCCGACACCAGCAGAAGCGTCAAAATACCCAAAGCAACGCGCTTCAGGATAAGCTTAGTCATTATGCGTCCAACCACACCTTTTCAGCGAGACGGGCACCCATGAAGTTGAACATCGGATGCGTGGTCACGCCCTTCAGTTTTTTGGATGTTGCATCGAGGTAATCGCCGAACATCGGGATCATGGCGCCGCCCTCATTGGAGATGAGCGCTTGCAGCTCGGCGTAGATTTCCTTGCGCTTTGCATCGTCGAGCAGCGCACGTGCCTCGGTGAGCTTCTTGTCGAAGGTTTCGTTCTTCCAGTGCGTATCGTTCTGCGCTGAGGTTGACTGGTAGGCGATGGTCAGCATCTGGTCGGCTGTCGGGCGGCCGCCCCAGTAAGACATGCAGAATGGTGCCTTCATCCAGACA
Coding sequences within it:
- a CDS encoding ABC transporter ATP-binding protein yields the protein MSENKVLQIRGLKVAAPNGAILVDGIDLDLKRGEVKGLIGESGAGKSTIGLAAMGYGRNGCRIVGGEIIVNGVSLMTVDRAGREAVRGARIAYVAQSAAAAFNPAMKIGEQIMEGPLYHGIMNRQEAQAWMLELLQALQLPDYQNFGSRYPHQVSGGQLQRAMVAMAMSCRPDILVLDEPTTALDVTTQIEVLALLRSLIQRYDTAALYITHDLAVVAQIADSIMVLRHGKKVEAGSAEQVLEQPQEDYTRRLVSEREASMSGEGVHHKGGEVLLEARDVTAYYGRKKVLDNIQCEIRKGETLAVVGESGSGKSTLARVIAGLPPHSSGVISLTGHRLADSYTKRSREELRRIQLVYQLPDVALNPRHTVGEIIGRPMSFYFGMNDDERTSEVNRLLDLIGLPRDFAERLPKALSGGQKQRVCIARALAARPNLIICDEVTSALDPLVAEEILKLLRSLQDELGVSYLFITHDLGVVRRLADRTMVMQHGRIVETGTTEQVFAPPYQPYTEQLITSVPELRRDWLDGVLAKRGVSA
- a CDS encoding AlpA family phage regulatory protein, which translates into the protein MFQQNPAPAPERRILRRAEVEAKTGFKRAHIYSLMKEGKFPKAMRLGVRAVGWDSAEIDQWITDRLKERV
- a CDS encoding ABC transporter permease, which codes for MKMLRSITPTAWVGLFIISLNIILFVAGPHIAPFGQEEIVGSPFDPPSAAHWFGLDQNGRDMLSRLLAGAQMSIGVSLAASLLSFSIGITLGFIAAIFGGWLDMVLSRIVDTVMCIPVLISALVVLQALGSSIPVLIVTIALLDSTRVFRLARIVAQGINVLEYAETARLRGEGLFWLVFKEILPNALPPLIAEFGLRFCFTFLFVAGLSFLGLGIQPPFADWGGMVKDNQQAILYGLYAPLYPAAAIAILTIGVNLVVDWLLAGRSAIQGADR
- a CDS encoding CocE/NonD family hydrolase, whose translation is MTVHVEEHIWIPMSDGVRLGARLWLPEDAEQSPVPAVLEYIPYRKRDGTRGRDEPMHGYFASQGYAAIRVDMRGTGESDGHMADEYLKQEQDDALEVIDWISRQPWCNGNVGMMGKSWGGFNSLQIAARRPPALKAIITAYSTDNRYTDDIHYMGGLLLNDNLWWGTIMLAYQSRPLDPKIVGDAWRDRWIERLEKLPFFPALWLEHQRYDEYWKHGSVCEDWSAIQCPVLAIGAWADSYTNPISRLLENLQVPRRGIIGPWGHIYPQDGVPGPAIGFLQEATRWWDHWLKGKDTGVMDEPMMRAFVSDTIEPTGTRTTTQGRWVGEAAWPSPQISTRSLYLGAGKELGNAAGKPAVLNIRSPQSHGKAGGEWMATGCPGEHPTDQRLDNGGALVFETTCLEDDLDILGAPIARLRISADSPVAQISLRLNDVLPDGRVTRVSYQVFNLTHRDSHENPEALEPGRFYDVAIKLNDCGYRFAKGHKLQLAIATAYWPMVWTSPFDATLSVSVAESALDLPVRAAGDGMPVRFEAPAHGPSTPITQVDPGSVRRWTEQDHETGINTYVTEGVGGLFGEGVLRFDEIDTELSHSLRRELTIRDNDPLSAKYVLTQTYEMGRDGWRIRIESRTEMRSDKDNFYLTGELSAFENGVAVKTKAWDERFARDLI
- a CDS encoding DUF2857 domain-containing protein, with product MSNPHPLNQAVIAQALHDLRNGQLRRAKSMGFEDEDLDALKHPAMASVLANALVSWCSVTVNRDVVQRLLHQWDNVQKEIHVIDRLLTLGASTELISRFYGLTHQEIAVRRGVLGLPKRKGRHPVLTEEQDCDLWNRWSETVKERGVALTDETAMLGIAADLAESMGLPISVIWSAIGRWIDEGLV
- a CDS encoding LysR family transcriptional regulator encodes the protein MRIRHLHYFLIVAEEQSFARAAARVHIEPSPLSRAIKELETQLGVRLLDRAKGRIRLTWPGEVFREEARRMLAFMDNAQTRVNSASQGYRGRLRIGLADSLAQPRLTQLLARCREEEPRTEVRIAEMTVNEMLQALRHDQIDVGFTVDGEATNGCVKEMVWAERPAIAIPTHHPLLSFDKVPVGEALRYPLILCHPERCAGGHNVIRRWFNDGALPSPSVAEYVSGHEPMIMLVAAGYGIGIGLESQIALYSHPDVIIRPIADEVPNTATFIVVPEKTASKELERFIKRAQEIGRSGIS
- a CDS encoding ParA family protein, with translation MQVISVISTKGGVGKTTIAANLGGFIADAGLRVLLLDLDIQPTLSSYYELAHRAPGGIYELLAFNERDISQLASRTAVERLDVILSNDQHHQLNTLLLHAPDGRLRLRNLLPAFEPHYDLVLIDTQGSRSVLLEMAVLASRLAVSPVTPEILAAREMRRGTLQLIQDIAPYRHLGIEPPPLQLLINRVPAVSSNARLIRQTLRRIFREQTGVQVLDTEVPAIEAFPRAATQSMPAHRVEYRRPTGRIAPAALDIVRALATELCPHWHERFGLVTGKIGRRHSHVERP
- a CDS encoding ParB N-terminal domain-containing protein; translated protein: MADISEQEMAAKLMSDGFGRTGPVAGALTDPVADTPMVVTLDELRPYELDPRLTRNPLYDEIKASIRERGLDAPPPITRRPGSDHYIIRNGGNTRLAILRELWAETRDERFFRIGCLFRPWPERGEIVALTGHLAENELHGSLSFIERALGVEKVRELYEQEDGKSLSQSELARRLKADGYPVPQPHISRMQEAIQYLLPAIPNVLYGGLGRHQVEQLTGLRRAGARIWEARAAARQVDVDFATLFQDVLAVFDGTPGNFNIQRVQDELIGQMADLLGVVYDTLALEIVDSEKRWQILTSEPVAAPTVTPSVATSPQTAPTQLSPPTPTAPRTGETPAPAPESRTQTKPAPAQPPASDDQPEDENQRSALLQEHIVSPAPTTDRLQSIQRLIADHTGEAHNDFESNVLQAIPVQVGGLYPISDVWHIDAGLDEPERLRTHIAQFALEIASEAGVGEHIVPSDDGIGFSCASRIERSDSAGTMAHPGAILTLLHVLSAPYLSASSSPARIDTSRLAGDLGVLLLGLAPSITPPRNQSHVLSDNGLVKLFRLVRLARRLLEIEAGIMGGDGAMPGS
- a CDS encoding type II toxin-antitoxin system HicA family toxin, translating into MSNAHELARGHKQLLPLIEFALSEGWTVSRTAGGHLKFLKPGLPPIFTSSTASDHRAGRNARAMLRRAKRQSAEAQPAGKETGHG